The nucleotide sequence CGTAAAATTCCTCTACGCCAGCCTTACTAGCAAGCGCTAAAACCTCGTCAAATTTACCAGCCCTTGCAAGCTCAAGTGCCTCAAAATACCACTTTGAAATTTCATCTTCGCTAATGGCATGATAGCTTATATCATAGCCCATTACTTGCTCTCATTGATGAAATCTTCGATGTTTGCGACGATCTTTGTGATGAGCGTCTTTCTAGCCTCCAAGCTGCCCCATGCTACGTGTGGCGTGATGAGTAAATTTGACTTCTTTTTTACATTTAAAAATGGACTATTTTCGCTCATCGGTTCGCTTTCTAAAACGTCCGTACCAAAGCGCAAATTTCTCTCATCTATCGCTCTTGCCATCGCCGCTTCATCCACTATGCCGCCGCGTCCTAAATTTAGTACTATCGCATCATCTTTTAGCAAATTTATCTCGTTTATACCAAGTAAATTTCTAGTTTTTTCATTTAGCGGTGCGTGGATGCTGATGATGTCGCTACTTCTTAATAGCTCATCTAGGCTTTTTTGCTTAAATTCGCTATTTTTATTTGCTCCGCTTGTCGAGTAGTAGCTCACGTTTGCGCCAAATGCACGTGCCACTACCGCCACGCCATGCCCTATCTCGCCAAGTCCGATAATGCCAAATTCTTTGCCAGCGATCTCGCTGATGTTTGCGCCAAGATAGGTGAAAATTTCGCTCTTCACCCACTCGCCACTTTTTACGTAGTGATCATAAAATTTGATGTGATTTGTTAGCTCAAAAAGCATCGCAAACGTGTGTTGCACGACGCTTGCGGTTGAGTAGCCAGCGACGTTTTTAACAGCTATATTTTTAACTTTTGCATGCTCTAGATCGACATTATTCATGCCAGTTGCACTTATGCAGATAAGCTTTAAATTTGTCGCCTCCATCACGGCTTTGTCGATGATGACCTTGTTTGTGATGACCACATCAACGCCCTTTAGACGAGGCACGATCTCTTTGCTTTTTGTTTTTTGATAGCCGGTAAACTCGCCAAATTTCTTAAAAACACTAAGATCAACGTTTTCTCCAAGCGTTGCCGCGTCTAAACAAACGATTTTCATCTTTAGTCCTTAATGAAATGTCCTACAAATTTAGAGTAGTTATCTAAAATTTTGCCGCCCTTTCTATATCCAAGTGCACATGCCTCATAAGCGTAAAACACGCCTGCTTGGTAGTTATCGCCTCTCTCATCTTGGTTAAACTGGTAAAATTCTTGATAGATGGCTTTGTTTGAGTCGTATTCGCCGTCATTACTTGCTATTTTTGCACCGTTCTCATCGTGTATTGAGACGTTAGCTCCTTCTCTGCCAAATACCGGCTTTTTCACATATTTTTTGCCTTTTAGTGGCTCGTTTGAAGTCTCAAGTAAGAGTGGATGATTTGGATAAAGATCCCAAAGAATCTTTAAAATTCCCTTGCTTTGGAAAAGTAGCGTGTAGGCTGGATTTATGATAATGGCTTTTTGGTTTTTGATGATATTTGAAAGTATGAGTGCTAGCTCGCCCTCATCGATCGCTATGCTCTCCCAAGGAACGAGTTTAAACCAATACTCGAAATTTTCATCACCTTTAAAAATCCCCTCGTCATCGTTAAAAACGACCTCATCAACGTAAGCAAAGTCGGTTTTAAAGCCGGCCTCTTTTGCGATGTATTGTAGTAATTTCACGGTTTGCTCATCCTCGATACTACCAGCGATAGAGCTAAAGAGTATCCCCCAGCCCTCGTAAACATCCTCGAAATTTACATTATCGTCACCAAGTGTGATTAGACGCTTGAAATTTTGTTTTAGAGCTTCGTAAAGGTTATTAAATTGCTCTGCTTCATCCATGTGATTTAGCTTTAGCATCGCCCACTGAATGATCGCTGTCTCAAAGACCGCCGTTGGCGTATCGGCGTTAAATTCTATCAGTTTTATCGGCTTGTCATCAAGCCCACCTGCTAGATCAAACCTGCCGTAAAGGTGCCAGTGAACGTCATTTTCCCAGCTATTTTTGATACTATCAACGAGATTAAACGGTATGCCTATCTCGTGAAAAAGGTTATTGTCAATGACGTGCTGAGCGGCATTTACATACATATCGTATAGCTCATTTGCCGCCTCATAATAAGCATCCGCTTCACTTGCTTTTACCTGTACGATCTCATCTGCGATATATGAGCTATTGTCATTATCTGTGTGCCACGCAAAGCCGATTCTTTCCATAAATTCGTTATTTAACGGAGTGATTTTTCTTAAATTTATCATTTTTTAGCCTCCAAAGCTTGATGAGCTAGAGCTTGATTTTGAGCCACCACCGAAAAATCCACTCTTGCCGCCACTGCTTCTTGCAGCAGAATTTGCTGCTTTTTGCTTATTAAAGCTATCAACGCTTCTTGTGTATGCGCTTGGATTTTTGTAAGAATTTTGACGAGTAGCTTGGAAATTTTGATTTCCAAAAAGCTTGCTACCTATCCAGCTACCAAGTATCGCACCGGCTGCTGAGGCAAGTATCGTCTCACCAAGGCTTAGACCGCCACTACTTAGCTGTGCGTCACTCGTTTTTGTTAAATTTGAAGTGCCATTGTCGATATTTGCGTTTGCTTGAGCTAGGAGCTTATCGATCTCGTCTTTGCTTAGCACACGCTCAGTGCCGTTTATATCTTTTAACACAACTCTAGTTTCAGTACTTGGATACTCTTCTAAAATTTTATAAACTCCAGGCGCGCTCTCTTCGATTATGACAAAGGCGCCATTTTTTTGCGCAACTTCGTTTAGTGCATTTTCATCACCGCCATTGTTACTGCCACAACCAGCAAGGCCAGCCATAACGATCGCACCAAATCCGCCTACCGCAGCATAAGTAGCTATCTTTTTAATGTGTTTCATATCTCTCCTATCAACTCTTTTAAATTTTTATGTCTTCTAACAAGTATCACACCTCGTTTAAATTTTATAAATTTTGAGTGGTGTATCGCTTTTATTATCTTTTCACTAGCTTTTTTCGTTGCCTTTGGCTTTAGATTTAGCTCCTTTAAAAATTCACTTAAATTTATCCATTTTGACTCATTTTCTATCTCAGCCTCTATCGCTTCATTGCTTGGCATATCATCATTTTTTTGTGCTAAAAGCGGCCTTTGCATAGCATTTAGAAACTGCATGAGCTTTTCATCTCTATCTTTATAAATTTGCAAAATTTCATTTTTTCGCTCGATTAGCATCTGCTCTTTTTCTTTAAAAAGCCTGTCTTTATCGGCTTGCAAGTTTAAATTTAAGCTCTTTAACTCGTTTAACTCATTTAGCAAATAATTTACAAACTCATCATTTTGGGATTTAGTTTTTGTACTTTTTGGAGCGGATTTTGTGGCTTTTTCGCTACTTGGTTTCTCATCAAGGATGACAAATTTTGTACCATTTTCAATGACTGTATTTATCGAACCACGGCGGATTCTATTATAGACTGCTTCTTTTGTTATGCCTAAAATTTCTGCAGCTTCGTTTATAGCTAGCTTTTGCATCGAATTTCCGTTTAAAATAAAATAAAAAAATTGCTTTGATTATAAAAAAATAAGGCTAAAAGAAGAGTTAAACAAAGAGAGCAAAGCCCTCTTTGTCTTGGTTTTAGAGTCTTGACTCGTAGCGTCTAAGCATATAAAGACGTTTAAGCATTTTCTTACGAGCAGCAATTTTTTGTTTCTTGCGGATCTCAGTTTTAGGCTCAAAGAAGCGTCTAGCTCTTGCTTCAGTTACTACTAAGTTACGGTCAGTTTGTTTTTTAAACTTTCTGTAACCCTCGTCAAATGACTCGTTAGGATGTACCTTAATACCAGGCAACGTCCTCACCACCTTTCAGATTAAAATAAGCCGTGAGTATAGTTTAATTTTCATAAATTTAAGCTTTTAACTATTTTTTTTTAAAACTCTTTTAATGCCATAAGCTTTATAATCATAAAATTTCAAAAAAGGCTTATTATGTCAAAGGATTTTCATCTTAGCTATGCCAAGAGGCGTTATATTTTTTTCGCCTGTATTACGCTATTTGTCTTTGTTTTACCATTTGTCAGAGTAAATGATGCGCAGCTATTTTTGCTAAGTTTTGATAAAAGTAGAGTTGATCTCTTTTTTACAAAATTTGATATGCAAGAGCTTTATTTATTGCCATTTTTATTTATCATTTTGTTCTTAAGCATATTTTTTCTAACGACACTTGCAGGGCGTGTTTGGTGCGGTTGGAGCTGTCCACAAACTATTTTTAGAACGATATTTCGTGACCTTTTGCAGACTAAAATTTTAAAGATTAGAAAAAATATCCAAAATAAGCAAAATGAGCCAAAAGGACAAATTTTAAAGCGTGCTTTAGCAGTTGGAATTTGGTGCATTTTAGCTCTTATTATTTCGGCAAATTTTTTATGGTATTTTGTGCCACCGCTTGATTTTTTTGCTTATTTAAAAGAGCCAAGCGAACATGGAGTTTTGCTTGCGTTTTGGCTTGTTATCGCTATTTGGTTAGTTTATGATGTCATCATTTTAAAAGAAAATTTTTGCATTTATGTCTGTCCTTACGCTAGGGTGCAGTCAGTGATGTTTGATAACGATACGATCCAAGTTATTTACAACCAAAAAAGAGGCGGCATAATCTATAATGGACAAGAGAAATTTAAAAAGCCAAAAGAAGAGGGTGCGCTGTGTACTGGCTGCGAGGCATGCGTGAGGATATGTCCGACGCACATTGATATAAGAAAAGGTATGCAGCTTGAATGTATAAATTGTCTAGAGTGTAGCGATGCTTGCGCTAAGGTGATGAAGCATTTTGATGAAAGCTCGCTTATCGAGTGGAGAAGTATAAATTCTATAAAAGAGCAAAAAAGGGTCAAAATTTTACGCTTTAGAACGGTTGCTTATCTCGTCATTTTGGGCATTGTTTTGACAGCTGGGGTATTGATGAGTAGCAAAAAAGAAAGCATGCTTTTAAACATAAATAGAACAAGCGAGCTTTATAAAATTTTAGGTGAAAATGAAGTCGAAAATTCTTACGTATTTTTGGTGCAAAATACACAAAATAAAGAGCATGCCTTTTACTTTGAAGTAGATGATAAGAATATAGAAATTTCTCGTCCAAATAAGCCATTTATATTAAAAGCTGGCGCAAAACAACGAGTAATCGTCACGCTAAAATCAAAAAATGAAAATTTAAGCGATAAAGATCTTTTAAAACATATAAATATAAAAGCCTATGCCACTGACGAGCCAGCTATCAGCGTGCAAAGGCAAAGTACTTTTATCTATCCTAAAAGATGATAAAATGGCAAAAATTTAATAGGAAGCAAGATGGCGATCTCAGAAAATGGTAAAAAAAGATACGAACTTATCGTAAAAACAGCACTTGAGCTATTTTTAGAAAAAGGATACGAAAAGACAAGCTTAAGTGACATCGTAGCGATAAGTGGCGGATCGCTTTCTAGCATTTATACATTTTTTGAGAACAAAGAGGGGCTTTTTGAGGCGATCATTGAACAAGAGATAGATAGCCTTATAAAAGAGATTGATGAGAAGATAGATCTTAAAATTTCTCACAGCTTGGAGGAATTTTTAACCAAATTTGCAACCATAATATTTTCTATTACTTGCAGCAAAAGGCATATCTCTCTTGGTAGGATAATGATGAGTGAGGGTTCTAAAAATGGTGGCAAACTTGGTAAGACGTTTTTGGATCAAATTTTAAAAAAGATCGATCTTGTGCTTATAAATTTCTTTGAAAGAGATGAGGTAAAAGCCAAACTTGATCCAAAATTTTCAGCCAAATTTGCTGCGAAGTACTTTATACAAAGTGTGATTGGGGCTTATTACTACGATTCGCTTTTGATAAATGAAGAACCAAAGCTTAGTGAAAAAAAACGTAAAAAGCATGTTGGCTTGTGTGTTGAGTTGTTTTTGAATGGAATTAGTAAAAAATAAAATTGACTTTTTATTTGTTTTCTAATAGAATCGAGAACTTTAAATTTTTGTAACAATTATTACAAAAACTAAATATGATATTAAAATTTAAAATTAAGAGAGGTTTTTATGGCAAATTTTAAAAGTGCTCTTGTGCTTTCGGTTGCAGTTTTATTTCTAAGTGGTTGTTTTGAAAATAAAGAGAATAAAGCGGCAGCAGGTCACCAGATGCCACTATCTCATGTGGATATTTTTACCGCACAAAAAACAGACATACCTATTAGTTTTGATTACACCGCAACAGTTACAAGTAGTCAAGATGTCATCATCTATCCAAAAGTTGGCGGAACTATCATAAAGCAGTTTTTCAAGCCGGGAAGCAAAGTAAAAGCGGGCGATAAGTTATTTTTGATAGATCCAGAAAAATATCAAGCTAGCTTTGACTCACTTGATGCCTCTGTTGGCGTAGCAAATGCAAATTTGAAAAATGCTGAGACTGAGTTTAAAAGAATTTCTGCCCTTTATAAGAAAAATGCAGTCTCTCAAAAAGACTATGATGCGGCAGTTGCAGCTTATGATATTGCAAATGCAAATTTAGTAAGCGCAAAAGCAAATTTAAAAAATGCAAAAATAGATCTAGGATACACGACTATTACAGCGCCATTTGACGGCGTAGTGGGTGATAATCAAGTAGATGTTGGTTCGCTTGTCATAGCAAACCAAACAAAACTTGTAAGACTTACAAAAATAAATCCTATTGAAGCAGAATTTTATATCGCTGATGTGGATAATCTAACTAGAAAGACAAATTTGGATAACGGCTCATGGCAACAGCTAAATAGTGACACTGTGTTAAGTGTCAATGGCGAAAATTTTAATGGTAAAGTAAATTTTATAGATAATGTCGTAAATACCGCAACTGGCAGCGTTTTAGCAAAGGCTAGCTTTGATAACAGTGAGGGTAAAATTTTACCAGGTGCGTTTGGTCATATAAAGATGAGTGGATTTGTGCAAAAAAATGCCTTTAACATCCCACAAGTTGCTCTTCAACAAAGTGCTACAAACTCTTATGTTTTAGTCGTAAAAGATGGCAAAGTAAGCCAAAAAAATGTAAAAACAGGATATCAAACAAAAAATATGGTAGCAGTCACTGAAGGTCTTGAAGATGGCGATAAGATAATCGTTAATAACTTCCTTAAAATCGGAGTTGGTGCACCAGTTGAAACTGATAAAGACCTAAGTGCGGAATTTATAAACGGCAAAGATGCAAACGCTACAAGTAGCAAGTAAAGGCAGATAGATGTTTTCAAGATTTTTTATAAACCGCCCGATATTTGCAACTGTTATATCTATCATCATAGTTATAGCAGGTTTTATGGGTATCAAGGGGCTTCCTATAGAGGAGTATCCAAGTCTTACTCCACCTACTGTCTCTGTAAGTGCGACATATAGCGGTGCTGATGCACAGACTATCGCCGACTCAGTCGCAAGTGCGATTGAAGACCAGATAAATGGCGTTGAAAATATGTTATATATGCAAAGTACCTCAAGCTCAGCAGGTACTATGAATATAAGCGTATATTTTAAGATCGGCTCATCGTCAAAACAAGCTACAATCGACGTAAATAACCGCGTGCAAGCTGCTCTTTCAAGGCTGCCTCAAGAAGTGCAAAATATGGGCGTAACGGTTCGCGAAAGAAGTGGCTCGATCCTTCAAGTTGTTGGCTTTACAAATCCAAATATGGATTTGATCGAACTATATAACTATGTAAATTTAAATATTGCTGATGAGATAAAAAGGGTTAGTGGTATCGGTGATACAGTATTGATAGGTACTAAAGAGTATTCTATGAGAATTTGGCTAAAGCCAGATAGACTAGCTCATTTTAAACTAACTCCAAGCGACGTCATTTCTCAAGTAAAAATTCAAAACTCACAATATGCCGCTGGCAAGATAGGCGAACAGCCATCGGATGGTGGTAATCCTTATGTTTATTCTGTTCGTACCGATGGTCGTCTTAAAAATGCAGCCCAGTTTGGCGATATAATAATTAAAAGTTCCGATGGATCAGTGTTGAAGCTAAAAGATGTAGCTACCATAGAGCTTGGAGCAGCTAGCTATGCTAACGATGCGATGTTAAACGGCAAACCGGCTATTCCTCTTTTGCTATTTTTACAAAACGACGCAAACGCACTTGCAACTGCTGAAGCTGTCAAAGCAAAGCTTGAAGAGCTAAAGAAAACCTACCCAGTTGGTCTAGAGCACACGATAGCCTACAATCCAACTGAATTTATCACCGTCTCAATAGACGAAGTCATAAAAACTTTTATCGAGGCGATGGTGCTAGTTCTTATCGTAATGTACTTCTTCTTAAAGAGCTTTAGAGCTACCATCATACCGATGCTAGCCGTGCCAGTATCTATCATAGGTACATTTGGCGGACTTTATGTGATGGGGTTTAGTATAAATTTGATTACACTTTTTGCCTTAGTTCTTGCCATCGGTATCGTCGTAGATGACGCTATTATCGTCATAGAAAATGTCGAGAGAATTTTACATGAAGATAAAGGGATCAGCGTAAAAGACGCGACGTTTAAGGCGATGGAAGAGGTGCAAACTCCAGTTATCTCTATCGTACTCGTGCTTTGTGCTGTTTTCGTGCCAGTTTCATTTATGGAAGGCTTTGTTGGCGTTATACAAAAGCAGTTTGCTCTAACACTTGTTATTTCTGTTTGCATCTCAGGCTTTGTCGCCCTTACGCTTACGCCAGCGCTTTGTGCGGTTATGCTTAAGAAACAAGAGAGTAAGCCATTTTGGATAGTTCAGAAATTTAACGACTTCTTTGACTTTAGCACTAGACTCTTTACGGCTGGAGTGGCTAAAATTTTAAGGCATATTATTATTAGCTTTATTGTAATTGGCATTTTAGGATTTGCCACCTATAAGCTATTTGATGCTGTGCCAAAAGGGCTTGTGCCTTCAGAAGACAAGGGTGCTTTAATGGTTATCACCTCACTTCCACCTTCAACAAATATGCTAAAGACAAAAGAAGAAGTAGTCTCGATTAGCAACGCCATTTTAAGCAATCCAAATGTTGAGTTCACTATGGCTTTTGCAGGTTATGACATACTAGCTAGCTCGCTTAGGGAAAATTCAGCCGTTAGCTTTATAAAGCTAAAAGATTGGAGTGAGAGAAAAGGCGTTAACAATGGAGCTGATACATTAGCTGGCCAGTTTAATGGTATGCTTTGGGGCTCAAAAAACTCAATGACATTCGTTGTAAATTTACCACCTATTATGGGTCTATCAATGACTGGTGGCTTTGAGATGTATCTACAAAATAAAAGCGGTAAGAGTTACAACGAGATAGAAGCAGATGCTAGAAAAGTATCAGCAATAGCCAATGCAAGGCCTGAACTAACAAATGTCAGAACCACACTTGAGACAAATTATCGTCAGTTTAAGATAACAGTTGATAAAGAAAAAGCTAAATTATTTGGCGTAAGTGAGAGCGAAATTTTTAGCACGGTAGCAGCTACTTTTGGCTCTTACTACATAAATGACTTCAACCTTGCTGGTAAATCTTACCGAGTATATGCAAGAGCCGAGGAAAGTTTTAGAAATAATCCTGAGGATCTAAGAAAAATTTTCGTCCGCTCATATGATGGCGGCATGGTGCCACTAAATTCAGTAGCAACACTTACAAGAACGATCGGACCTGACATTGTTGATAGATTTAACCTCTTTCCATCGGCTAAGATCATGGGCGATCCAAAAACTGGCTACACGTCAGGCGATGCGATCAGAGCGATCCAAGAGGTCGTAAATGACACGCTAAGCAGTGAGGATTACGCTATAAGCTGGGCGGGAACGGCGTATCAAGAGGTAAATTCTCAAGGAACAGGCACGGTCGCCTTTATCTTTGGTATGATCTTTGTATTTCTCATCCTTGCTGCTCAGTACGAGAGATGGCTCATTCCACTTGCGGTCATCACTGCCGTACCATTTGCGGTATTTGGCTCATTGCTCGCTGTTTGGATAAGAGGCCTAACAAACGATATCTACTTTGAGATCGGACTCTTGCTACTCATCGGTCTAGCGGCTAAAAATGCCATTTTGATCGTAGAGTTTGCAATGCAAGAGCGTGATAGCGGTAAGAGTATATTTGACTCAGCGATAAATGCAGCTAGACTTCGCTTTAGACCTATCGTAATGACATCTATCGCATTTACCTTGGGCGTCTTCCCGATGGTTATAAGCACAGGTGCTGGTGCAGCATCTCGCCACTCATTAGGAACTGGCGTGGTTGGTGGCATGATCGCTTCTACGACGATAGCGATATTTTTCGTCCCAATGTTTTATTATTTGCTTGAAAATTTAAATGAGAAATACTGGAAAAAGGGAGCAAAAAAAGATGAGAAATAAGGCGTTTATACTTATAACGGCGGCGTTTTTAGCTGGTTGCTCATTTCGTCCAGAAATGCCAAATGTAGATACAAATTTCACCTCTACTTACACTTATGAGACAAGCGATATAAGGGATCTTTGGTGGAGAGAATTTAATGATGAAAATTTAAATTCTCTAGTAGAAAATGCACTTGAGAAAAATACAAATTTACGTGTTGCTTATTTAAATTTAGAGAAAGCAAAAGCAAGCCTTGGCGTAGCTGAGGCAGATTTGCTTCCTGGTATAAATTTAAATGTAGGCTACGAAAAAGCAAAAAGTAGCGGGGAAACGTATACTAAACAACCACAAACTCGTTATAGAAAATCAGATATAAATTTAGGATTAAACTATGAGATCGATCTTTGGGGTAGAATAAGAAATAATGTAGCAGCGGCCGAAGAAAGCCTAAATGCAACCAAATTTGACTACGATAGCGCAAGGCTTAGCCTTAGCTCAAGTGTTGCAAAAAGCTACTTTGCGTTAGTTTCATTAAATATGCAAGAAGCTGTGCTAAGAGAGACTTTAAAAACCTATGAAGACACACTAGCACTTCGCAAAACACAGCTTGATCTTGGAAGTATAAATGAGATGACTTATTTGCAAAGTAAGGCAGCAGTAGAAAGCGCTAAGACCAATCTTACTTCTATATTAAATGCAAAGTCAAAAGCTATTACCTCACTAGCCATCTTGACTGGTAAAAGTAATAATGAAATTTTAAGTGGAGCTATTGCTAGCTCGCAAAATTTACCAGCTTCTCCCGAGATAAGTGCTGGCATTAGCTCTGAAATTTTGCTAAGAAGAAGCGACGTGGCAAAAGTACTGGCTGATTTAAAAGCTACAAATGCTCTTGTTGGTGTTGCAAGGGCTGAGTATTTTCCAAGCATTTCACTAACTGGACTTTTTGGCTTTTCAAGTATTGATTTTGAAAATATCTTTGTTGGAAATGCCAATACGTGGAGCATAGGTGGCTCTTTAGCACAGAAAATTTTTGATTTTGGTAGGACAAAAAATAATGTCGCAGTGGCTAAAACAAATGAACAAATTGCTGCTGTTAATTATGAAGCCGCGGTAAAATCGGCTCTAGGTGAGGTAAGAGATGCTCTTGTCTCAAGGCAAAATGCAAAAATTTCTTTGGAACAAGTGAAAAATTTGCTAAAATCCCAACAAAGAATTTACTCGCTTGCTAAAGAGCAATATGACGCTGGCTACATTGGACATTTAGAGCTTCTTGATGCGGAGAGAAATTTGCTTCAAGCAAAACTGCAAGACGTCTCAGCAAAGCTCGATGAGGTCGATAGTTCAGTCGAAGTTTATAGGGCTTTTGGTGGCGGTTTTAAGTTAGAAAAATAATTAAAAAGGAGAGCAATTGGGAACTAAGATATTAAATTTCTTGTTTTCTTGGGGTTTTTTCGTTTTTGCTATCGCTCTTGGCGTAGCATTATGGTTTGCGATAAATTACGTGGATACATTTAGGCTTGAGTCAAGCTTTTATGATATCGGCGAGATATTTATGATGGCGGCTGTTTTTTGTATTGCCTTTTATGTGATCGCAGCAATATTTGTTATTCCTATTAGAGCGATCAAAAAATCTTAATCTTTCATCTAAGGACAAAATCCTTAGATGAACTTCTTGACTTCATTGTGTAAAATTCTTAGATTTTTGATTATTTATTTTAAAAATTTATTTATGAGATTTACCGCATTTATATTACTACTTCTAACAAGTATATTTTTAATAGCTTGCTCAGCTAATCAAGCAAATAAAAAGATAAGTAACTCTGAACTAGAAAACTTAGCTAAACAATATGGTGGAGTATATATATTTAATCAAAAATTTGTTGATGAGATAGAGAGAAGAGAAAGAGAAAGAAACGATTATATGGATGATTTCTTTAAAAATAATAAAAGAAATTTTAAAAGATCTGACCTAGAAATCATGGATCAAAAATTCCCTCAAACCCTCTCAAATGGTAAAAGATATTATGAAAATTCAACAGATTATGAAAACCAAACCAAAAAGAAGATAAAGATTCCAGCAGAATATAAAGAAAAGGTTATAAATTTTATAGGTATAGATAATTACAACAAATATAAACCAGGTTTTGATCTGGATTATTTTTGTATAGACAAAGAAGGCAATATCGAAGTAATAGATATGACAGTTGATTACTATATTGTAAAAACAGATTATGGATTATTTGGTGACGAAGGAAGAGGATTTAGTTTTAAGAAAAACAGCTTTGAAAGTCTTGGTGGTGGAAACAAATTCATTCTAATAAACAATTAATTTATAAAAGCAAACAAGGACAAGTAAGTGCTGACTGAAAAATCAAATAAAGAGCTAATAAATTGCTTTAAAGACTATATTGATATAGCTGATGCGAGTTATGCAATGCTTCATAATGTATTTGAGAATGAAAGAAATGGACTTAATGAGCTTTATGATAAATGAACTAAGT is from Campylobacter concisus and encodes:
- a CDS encoding D-2-hydroxyacid dehydrogenase, whose protein sequence is MKIVCLDAATLGENVDLSVFKKFGEFTGYQKTKSKEIVPRLKGVDVVITNKVIIDKAVMEATNLKLICISATGMNNVDLEHAKVKNIAVKNVAGYSTASVVQHTFAMLFELTNHIKFYDHYVKSGEWVKSEIFTYLGANISEIAGKEFGIIGLGEIGHGVAVVARAFGANVSYYSTSGANKNSEFKQKSLDELLRSSDIISIHAPLNEKTRNLLGINEINLLKDDAIVLNLGRGGIVDEAAMARAIDERNLRFGTDVLESEPMSENSPFLNVKKKSNLLITPHVAWGSLEARKTLITKIVANIEDFINESK
- a CDS encoding glutathionylspermidine synthase family protein codes for the protein MINLRKITPLNNEFMERIGFAWHTDNDNSSYIADEIVQVKASEADAYYEAANELYDMYVNAAQHVIDNNLFHEIGIPFNLVDSIKNSWENDVHWHLYGRFDLAGGLDDKPIKLIEFNADTPTAVFETAIIQWAMLKLNHMDEAEQFNNLYEALKQNFKRLITLGDDNVNFEDVYEGWGILFSSIAGSIEDEQTVKLLQYIAKEAGFKTDFAYVDEVVFNDDEGIFKGDENFEYWFKLVPWESIAIDEGELALILSNIIKNQKAIIINPAYTLLFQSKGILKILWDLYPNHPLLLETSNEPLKGKKYVKKPVFGREGANVSIHDENGAKIASNDGEYDSNKAIYQEFYQFNQDERGDNYQAGVFYAYEACALGYRKGGKILDNYSKFVGHFIKD
- a CDS encoding UPF0323 family lipoprotein is translated as MKHIKKIATYAAVGGFGAIVMAGLAGCGSNNGGDENALNEVAQKNGAFVIIEESAPGVYKILEEYPSTETRVVLKDINGTERVLSKDEIDKLLAQANANIDNGTSNLTKTSDAQLSSGGLSLGETILASAAGAILGSWIGSKLFGNQNFQATRQNSYKNPSAYTRSVDSFNKQKAANSAARSSGGKSGFFGGGSKSSSSSSSFGG
- a CDS encoding DNA-binding protein; this encodes MQKLAINEAAEILGITKEAVYNRIRRGSINTVIENGTKFVILDEKPSSEKATKSAPKSTKTKSQNDEFVNYLLNELNELKSLNLNLQADKDRLFKEKEQMLIERKNEILQIYKDRDEKLMQFLNAMQRPLLAQKNDDMPSNEAIEAEIENESKWINLSEFLKELNLKPKATKKASEKIIKAIHHSKFIKFKRGVILVRRHKNLKELIGEI
- the rpsU gene encoding 30S ribosomal protein S21 — protein: MPGIKVHPNESFDEGYRKFKKQTDRNLVVTEARARRFFEPKTEIRKKQKIAARKKMLKRLYMLRRYESRL
- the ccoG gene encoding cytochrome c oxidase accessory protein CcoG; the encoded protein is MSKDFHLSYAKRRYIFFACITLFVFVLPFVRVNDAQLFLLSFDKSRVDLFFTKFDMQELYLLPFLFIILFLSIFFLTTLAGRVWCGWSCPQTIFRTIFRDLLQTKILKIRKNIQNKQNEPKGQILKRALAVGIWCILALIISANFLWYFVPPLDFFAYLKEPSEHGVLLAFWLVIAIWLVYDVIILKENFCIYVCPYARVQSVMFDNDTIQVIYNQKRGGIIYNGQEKFKKPKEEGALCTGCEACVRICPTHIDIRKGMQLECINCLECSDACAKVMKHFDESSLIEWRSINSIKEQKRVKILRFRTVAYLVILGIVLTAGVLMSSKKESMLLNINRTSELYKILGENEVENSYVFLVQNTQNKEHAFYFEVDDKNIEISRPNKPFILKAGAKQRVIVTLKSKNENLSDKDLLKHINIKAYATDEPAISVQRQSTFIYPKR
- a CDS encoding TetR/AcrR family transcriptional regulator, which translates into the protein MAISENGKKRYELIVKTALELFLEKGYEKTSLSDIVAISGGSLSSIYTFFENKEGLFEAIIEQEIDSLIKEIDEKIDLKISHSLEEFLTKFATIIFSITCSKRHISLGRIMMSEGSKNGGKLGKTFLDQILKKIDLVLINFFERDEVKAKLDPKFSAKFAAKYFIQSVIGAYYYDSLLINEEPKLSEKKRKKHVGLCVELFLNGISKK
- a CDS encoding efflux RND transporter periplasmic adaptor subunit codes for the protein MANFKSALVLSVAVLFLSGCFENKENKAAAGHQMPLSHVDIFTAQKTDIPISFDYTATVTSSQDVIIYPKVGGTIIKQFFKPGSKVKAGDKLFLIDPEKYQASFDSLDASVGVANANLKNAETEFKRISALYKKNAVSQKDYDAAVAAYDIANANLVSAKANLKNAKIDLGYTTITAPFDGVVGDNQVDVGSLVIANQTKLVRLTKINPIEAEFYIADVDNLTRKTNLDNGSWQQLNSDTVLSVNGENFNGKVNFIDNVVNTATGSVLAKASFDNSEGKILPGAFGHIKMSGFVQKNAFNIPQVALQQSATNSYVLVVKDGKVSQKNVKTGYQTKNMVAVTEGLEDGDKIIVNNFLKIGVGAPVETDKDLSAEFINGKDANATSSK